A single Lolium perenne isolate Kyuss_39 chromosome 6, Kyuss_2.0, whole genome shotgun sequence DNA region contains:
- the LOC127306370 gene encoding uncharacterized protein — protein sequence MAAPASAQGGEEAPLYKDASAPVEARVRDLLVRMTLREKAGQMAQVERVVVSPRALTELGAGSVLSGGGSAPSERATPSEWARMVDDTQRLALASRLAIPILYGVDAVHGHNNVFGATVFPHNVGLGASKDAELVRRIGKATALEVRATGPHWTFALCLAVCRDPRWGRCYESYSEDPEMVRSLTTLVTGLQGQPPADHPRGYPFLHSLSDNVLACAKHFVGDGGTHKGINEGNTICFPEDLESIHMKPYPDCITQGVATVMASYSQWNGEPLHVSRYLLTDVLKGKLGFQGFVVSDWEALDRLSEPKGSNYRECNAKSVNAGMDMIMIPFRFEKFLEDLVSLVETGEIPASRIDDAVERILRVKFISGVFEHPFSEPALLDVIGCGLCSGVPPWRTTFRC from the exons ATGGCGGCACCGGCGTCGGCGCAAGGCGGCGAGGAGGCGCCGCTGTACAAGGACGCGTCGGCGCCGGTGGAGGCGCGCGTGCGGGACCTGCTGGTCCGCATGACGCTGCGGGAGAAGGCGGGGCAGATGGCCCAGGTCGAGCGCGTCGTGGTGTCGCCCCGCGCCCTCACGGAGCTCGGCGCCGGCAGCGTCCtcagcggcggcggcagcgcgCCCAGCGAACGCGCCACCCCGTCAGAGTGGGCACGCATGGTCGACGACACGCAGCGCCTCGCCCTCGCGTCCCGCCTCGCCATCCCCATCCTCTACGGCGTCGACGCCGTCCACGGACACAACAACGTCTTCGGCGCCACCGTCTTCCCCCACAACGTCGGCCTCGGAGCCTCCAAGGACGCCGAGCTAGTGCGGAGGATCGGCAAGGCCACAGCACTCGAGGTCCGCGCCACCGGTCCCCACTGGACCTTCGCGCTCTGCCTCGCC GTCTGCAGGGACCCGAGGTGGGGGAGATGCTACGAGAGCTACAGCGAGGACCCGGAGATGGTGCGCTCCTTGACCACACTCGTCACCGGCCTGCAGGGTCAGCCACCGGCAGATCACCCTCGTGGTTACCCCTTCCTCCACTCGCTTAG CGACAATGTGCTTGCTTGTGCCAAGCATTTCGTAGGGGATGGTGGTACTCACAAGGGAATCAATGAAGGCAACACCATTTGCTTTCCAGAAGATCTAGAAAGCATCCACATGAAACCTTACCCTGATTGTATAACTCAAGGGGTGGCGACGGTCATGGCATCCTACTCTCAATGGAATGGGGAACCTTTGCATGTCAGTCGCTATTTGCTCACAGATGTTTTAAAGGGCAAGTTAGGATTCCAG GGTTTTGTGGTGTCAGACTGGGAGGCTCTCGACAGGCTCAGCGAGCCTAAAGGTTCTAACTATCGCGAGTGCAATGCAAAGTCAGTTAACGCTGGAATGGATATG ATTATGATCCCTTTCAGATTCGAGAAGTTCTTGGAAGATCTTGTGTCCTTGGTGGAGACAGGGGAGATACCAGCGTCACGGATTGATGATGCTGTGGAGCGAATTCTAAGGGTTAAGTTCATATCTGGAGTGTTTGAGCATCCCTTTTCAGAACCGGCTCTACTTGACGTAATTGGTTGTGGgctgtgctccggtgtccccccctgGCGAACGACGTTCAGGTGCTAA
- the LOC127306371 gene encoding GPI-anchored protein LLG1-like — MAAGRGFLLLLFTAAVLAGLASASPFISDSVFQGSAGSTGRSLLQAKKSCPMNFEFQNYTIITSQCKGPKFPAKECCGSFKEFACPFNTYINDESNDCASTMFSYINLYGKYPPGLFAHECREGKEGLSCDGVPQREVVASSGQRQGRAFLLALITLVCVSLLFH, encoded by the exons ATGGCCGCGGGCCGCGGGTTCTTGCTGCTCCTCTTCACCGCCGCCGTCCTGGCCGGGCTCGCCTCCGCGTCCCCGTTCATCTCCG ACAGCGTGTTCCAGGGGAGCGCCGGATCTACGGGGAGGAGCTTGCTGCAGGCCAAGAAGA GTTGCCCGATGAACTTTGAGTTCCAAAACTACACAATCATCACAAGCCAGTGCAAAGGGCCGAAATTTCCTGCTAAGGAGTGCTGCGGCTCTTTCAAAGAATTTGCATGCCCGTTTAATACGTACATCAATGACGAGAGCAATGACTGTGCGTCGACAATGTTCAGCTACATCAACCTCTATGGCAAGTACCCACCAGGCCTGTTTGCCCATGAGTGCAGAGAAGGCAAGGAAGGGCTTTCTTGCGACGGAGTCCCCCAGCGAGAGGTTGTTGCTAGTAGTGGCCAAAGGCAAGGAAGGGCTTTCTTGCTTGCTTTGATTACTCTCGTGTGTGTATCATTGCTGTTCCACTGA
- the LOC139832599 gene encoding uncharacterized protein, with protein MAVDATPTPATVVCVAPQLSGDHHATASGGLAFPRGSPVRHRRPPGRGTHADNIGYQCGGWTIAATGESGRITLGTSILEAIRESVGVETEVDCCFFDKDAVVVVGEVPYAESSGDRTDLSIPFNGSDLITRVASKVPTLVIVISGRPLEIEPQVLEKVDALVAAWLPGSEGMGIADCLFGDYDFVGTLPVTWFRSVDQLPMNVGGSNYDPLFPFGYGLKCSQVMDI; from the exons ATGGCCGTCGACGCGACTCCGACACCTGCCACCGTCGTATGTGTGGCTCCCCAGCTCAGCGGCGACCACCATGCCACGGCGAGCGGTGGGCTTGCTTTTCCGCGTGGCTCCCCAGTTCGACATCGGCGGCCTCCAGGGCGCG GGACACATGCTGACAATATTGGATATCAGTGCGGTGGATGGACGATAGCTGCCACTGGAGAGAGTGGAAGGATAACTCTTg GTACAAGCATATTAGAGGCCATACGGGAATCCGTGGGAGTGGAAACTGAAGTCGA TTGTTGTTTTTTCGATAAAGATGCAGTTGTTGTTGTCGGGGAGGTTCCCTATGCTGAATCTTCGGGAGATAGAACCGACCTTAGTATTCCATTTAATGGCTCTGATCTGATTACTCGTGTTGCTAGTAAAGTCCCCACCCTGGTGATTGTTATATCTGGAAGGCCCTTGGAGATTGAGCCACAAGTTCTTGAGAAGGTAGATGCTCTAGTTGCTGCCTGGCTACCCGGAAGTGAGGGCATGGGAATTGCTGATTGCCTCTTTGGAGACTATGATTTTGTGGGCACATTGCCTGTCACTTGGTTTAGGTCTGTCGACCAACTGCCTATGAATGTTGGAGGATCTAACTATGATCCATTATTCCCTTTTGGATATGGGCTGAAATGTTCACAAGTGATGGACATTTAG